GCCCGCCAGTTCCAGCGCCAGCGCCACGTTCTCGCGCGCGGTCATGGTCGGGATCAGGTGGAAAGACTGAAACACGACCCCCATATGTCCCCTGCGAAAGCGGGCCAGCCCATCCTCATCCATCGAGGTCAGGTCTTGGCCAAGCGCGCGCACCGAGCCCGAGCTGGCCCGTTCCAGCCCGCCCATCAGCATCAGGAGCGAGGATTTCCCCGATCCGGACGGCCCCACCAGCCCAAGGCTTTCGCCGCGCGCCACCGACAGGTCGATGCCGCGCAGGATCTCCACCGGGCCGGCATTGCCGTCCAGCACCAGCTCCGCCCCGCGCAGTTCAAGGACCGTTTGCATGAAGATCTCCCAACTATCCGCCCTCGGTTGTAACCTTCCGGCGACGCTCCGCAATGCCGGCGCGGCGCTTTGCCTCGTCGCGCTGCCGGTGGCGGCCGAACCGCCGACGGTGGTGGCCCTCGGCGACAGCCTGACGCAGGGCTACGGCCTGCCCGAGGGCGACGGCTTCGTTCCGGTCCTGCAGGACTGGCTGAACCAGCA
This Falsirhodobacter algicola DNA region includes the following protein-coding sequences:
- a CDS encoding ABC transporter ATP-binding protein; this translates as MQTVLELRGAELVLDGNAGPVEILRGIDLSVARGESLGLVGPSGSGKSSLLMLMGGLERASSGSVRALGQDLTSMDEDGLARFRRGHMGVVFQSFHLIPTMTARENVALALELAGRPEAARRAAEELEAVGLSHRLDHYPRQMSGGEQQRVALARAWAPRPDILLADEPTGNLDSATGEAIMTLLFGLRDRGATLVLVTHAPELAERCDRVVRLADGRIA